A stretch of Paludisphaera borealis DNA encodes these proteins:
- a CDS encoding ABC transporter ATP-binding protein: MSTPVMIEADGLCKQFGSFLAVRDVSFSIPKGQVVAFLGPNGAGKTTTMRLLTGFVAPTHGSARIAGINVQENRIEAAERLGYLPENGPLYTDMTPIGLLRFFGAARGLSGSRLADRIAAVVDQCSLSTVAHKAIGKLSKGYRQRVSMAQAILHDPDVLIMDEPTSGLDPNQIRGVRALIRDLGKTKTVLVSTHILQEVEPIAGRVLFIHDGKIVFDGAPADLARKSGTLEEAFYSLTSQPV, encoded by the coding sequence ATGTCCACGCCGGTCATGATCGAAGCCGACGGGCTTTGCAAGCAATTTGGTTCGTTTCTGGCGGTCCGCGACGTGTCCTTCTCGATCCCCAAGGGGCAGGTAGTCGCGTTCCTCGGCCCCAACGGGGCGGGCAAGACCACGACGATGCGGCTGCTCACGGGGTTCGTGGCGCCCACGCACGGCTCGGCCCGGATCGCCGGGATCAACGTCCAGGAAAACCGGATCGAGGCCGCCGAGCGGCTCGGCTACCTGCCGGAAAACGGTCCGCTCTACACCGATATGACGCCGATCGGCCTGCTTCGGTTCTTCGGCGCGGCCCGCGGCCTGTCGGGATCGCGGCTGGCCGACCGCATCGCCGCCGTCGTCGATCAGTGCTCGTTGAGCACCGTCGCCCACAAGGCGATCGGCAAGCTCTCCAAGGGCTACCGCCAGCGGGTGTCGATGGCCCAGGCGATTCTCCACGATCCCGACGTGCTGATCATGGACGAGCCGACCAGCGGCCTCGACCCGAACCAGATCCGGGGCGTTCGCGCGCTGATCCGCGACCTCGGTAAGACGAAGACCGTGCTGGTCTCGACGCACATCCTCCAGGAGGTCGAGCCGATCGCCGGCCGCGTGCTGTTCATCCACGACGGCAAGATCGTCTTCGACGGCGCCCCGGCCGACCTCGCCCGCAAGAGCGGCACCCTGGAAGAAGCCTTCTATTCGTTGACGTCGCAACCGGTGTAA
- a CDS encoding DUF1501 domain-containing protein, which translates to MSSIMASPGGLSRRHFLGHMAATALSVPAAQFFTDLRANAADVRKKHRSCIVLWMSGGPSHLDIWDLKPDSEKNGGPFRPIATSAPGVQISEHMPKTAKQMHHLNILRSLDSKEGNHERGTYLMHTGYVPNPTVVHPGWGSSCALELGSQMSDFDLPHCVAINSPGAGAGFLGMSYTPFMVQNPNAPIANLKPPGDVDELRLERRLQMLSQVENQFIGQRRNQMAVDHKAVYGKTIRMMNSKLKNIFSLDSEPAPIREAYGKGSFGSGCLMARRLVEQGVSYVEVSLGGWDTHTNNFDALSKRLLPELDLGMSALVADLAARGLLDTTMIVWMGEFGRTPRINQNAGRDHWPRSWSVVVGGGGMKSGQVVGSTDKDGVDVSDRPIGVMDLIATMTKTMGIGIDTQYTTPRGRPMKIVDGGKPLPELIG; encoded by the coding sequence ATGTCGTCGATCATGGCTTCGCCCGGCGGACTCAGCCGACGCCACTTCCTGGGCCACATGGCCGCCACGGCCCTGAGCGTTCCGGCGGCGCAGTTCTTCACGGACCTTCGGGCCAACGCCGCGGACGTCCGCAAGAAACACCGGAGCTGCATCGTGCTCTGGATGTCGGGAGGCCCCAGCCATCTCGACATCTGGGACCTCAAGCCCGACAGCGAGAAGAACGGCGGGCCGTTTCGACCGATCGCGACGTCGGCGCCGGGCGTCCAGATCAGCGAGCACATGCCCAAGACGGCCAAGCAGATGCACCATCTGAACATCCTTCGGTCGCTCGACTCGAAGGAGGGCAACCACGAGCGCGGCACGTACCTGATGCACACCGGCTACGTGCCCAACCCGACGGTGGTCCATCCCGGCTGGGGCTCGTCCTGCGCGCTTGAGTTAGGCTCGCAGATGAGCGACTTCGACCTGCCGCACTGCGTGGCGATCAACTCGCCGGGGGCGGGGGCCGGGTTCCTGGGCATGTCGTACACCCCCTTCATGGTGCAGAACCCGAACGCGCCGATCGCCAACCTCAAACCCCCCGGCGACGTCGACGAGCTGCGCCTGGAGCGCAGGCTCCAGATGCTCAGCCAGGTCGAGAACCAGTTCATCGGCCAGCGTCGCAATCAGATGGCCGTCGACCACAAGGCCGTCTACGGCAAGACGATCCGGATGATGAATTCGAAGTTGAAGAACATCTTCAGCCTCGATTCCGAGCCCGCGCCGATTCGCGAGGCCTACGGCAAGGGGTCGTTCGGTTCGGGCTGCCTGATGGCCCGGCGGCTGGTCGAGCAGGGGGTCAGCTACGTCGAGGTCTCGCTCGGCGGCTGGGACACCCACACCAATAATTTCGACGCCCTTTCCAAACGTCTGCTCCCCGAGCTGGATCTCGGGATGTCGGCGCTCGTGGCCGACCTCGCGGCGCGCGGGCTGCTCGACACGACGATGATCGTCTGGATGGGCGAGTTCGGCCGCACTCCTCGGATCAATCAGAACGCCGGCCGAGACCATTGGCCGCGGAGCTGGTCGGTCGTCGTCGGCGGCGGCGGCATGAAGTCGGGGCAAGTCGTCGGCTCGACCGACAAAGACGGCGTCGACGTCTCCGATCGACCCATCGGCGTGATGGACCTGATTGCGACGATGACCAAGACCATGGGCATCGGCATCGACACCCAGTACACTACCCCCCGCGGCCGCCCGATGAAGATCGTCGACGGCGGCAAGCCGCTTCCCGAACTGATCGGCTGA
- a CDS encoding DUF1549 and DUF1553 domain-containing protein has product MNSRQGRRVGRGLRVSAVAFATASGAALAWAIFAIPILATAGDRPASKSSTASQASVSAAGNFLDPLLEAAWKEAGVKPGKPASDEEFLRRAYLDVLGRIPSVQEARAFLSTREADKRGKLVEYLLNHVDFPKNFATQWTTLLVGRSPQGRMVDRAALTAWLRKQFAADRPWNEVVYDLVTASGSNRENGAVNFTLAHLESEAVPLTARTTRLFLGQQIQCVQCHDHPNNDWKQSDFWGINAFFRGVKTEDKNAPNAAGLEAYDHTELHDEPSNATARFEKRNGMMGVAFPTFLNGVKAGHGDGVIRRVELGKMITDPKSDLLPRAMANRMWAQFLGRGFVNPIDDIGPHNVPVNPEILDKLADAFRDSKYDVKQMIRWIMTSRAYQATSLRAGKGEVSKGGDRDDSVFNVMQLRPMSPEQLFDSLLTATSAHKTAGGRDDAKREAWMKQFLFAFGNDEGDEATSFQGTIPQSLMMMNGELMKDALSGKSGSFLADVLEQAQKQGRAPAPYMIDQIYLAALSRFPTAKERHAAMQYLDAFPDSLHVLQDLFWALLNSNEFILIH; this is encoded by the coding sequence ATGAATTCGCGACAGGGACGGCGGGTCGGCCGGGGACTTCGTGTTTCGGCGGTCGCGTTCGCGACGGCGAGCGGCGCGGCCCTCGCCTGGGCGATTTTCGCGATTCCGATCCTAGCGACGGCCGGCGATCGGCCGGCGTCGAAGTCGTCGACGGCCTCCCAGGCTTCGGTCTCCGCCGCCGGGAACTTCCTCGACCCGCTGCTGGAAGCGGCCTGGAAAGAGGCCGGAGTCAAGCCGGGCAAGCCGGCGAGCGACGAGGAATTCCTCCGTCGCGCCTATCTCGACGTCCTGGGCCGCATCCCCAGCGTCCAGGAAGCTCGCGCGTTCCTGTCCACGCGTGAAGCCGACAAGCGAGGCAAGCTGGTCGAATATCTGCTCAACCACGTCGACTTCCCCAAGAACTTCGCGACCCAGTGGACCACCCTCCTGGTCGGCCGCAGCCCCCAGGGGCGGATGGTCGATCGAGCGGCCCTGACCGCCTGGCTGCGCAAGCAGTTCGCGGCCGACCGCCCTTGGAACGAGGTCGTCTACGACCTGGTTACGGCCAGCGGCTCGAACCGCGAGAACGGGGCGGTCAACTTCACGCTGGCGCATCTCGAATCCGAGGCGGTGCCGCTCACCGCGCGGACCACCCGGCTGTTCCTCGGCCAGCAGATCCAATGCGTGCAGTGCCACGACCACCCGAACAACGACTGGAAGCAGAGCGATTTCTGGGGGATCAACGCGTTCTTCCGAGGGGTCAAGACCGAGGACAAGAACGCGCCCAACGCCGCCGGCCTGGAAGCCTACGACCACACCGAGCTGCATGACGAGCCGTCCAACGCCACGGCCCGGTTCGAGAAGCGCAACGGCATGATGGGCGTCGCCTTCCCCACGTTCCTCAACGGCGTGAAGGCCGGCCACGGCGACGGCGTGATCCGTCGCGTCGAGCTCGGCAAGATGATCACCGACCCCAAGAGCGACCTGCTTCCCCGGGCCATGGCCAACCGGATGTGGGCTCAGTTCCTGGGGCGGGGGTTCGTCAACCCGATCGACGACATCGGCCCCCACAACGTCCCTGTGAACCCGGAGATCCTCGACAAGCTGGCCGACGCGTTCCGCGACTCCAAATACGACGTCAAGCAGATGATCCGCTGGATCATGACGTCGCGGGCCTACCAGGCGACGAGCCTCCGGGCCGGCAAGGGCGAGGTTTCCAAGGGAGGCGACCGGGACGACAGCGTCTTTAACGTCATGCAGCTTCGGCCGATGTCGCCCGAACAGCTTTTCGACTCGCTGCTCACGGCGACCTCGGCCCACAAGACCGCCGGCGGTCGCGACGACGCCAAACGCGAGGCCTGGATGAAGCAATTCCTCTTCGCCTTCGGCAACGACGAGGGGGACGAGGCGACCAGCTTTCAAGGGACGATCCCCCAGTCGCTGATGATGATGAACGGCGAGCTGATGAAGGACGCCCTTTCCGGCAAGTCCGGCAGCTTCCTCGCCGACGTCCTTGAGCAGGCCCAAAAGCAAGGACGCGCGCCGGCGCCTTACATGATCGATCAGATCTACCTGGCGGCCCTCAGCCGGTTCCCGACGGCCAAGGAGCGACACGCGGCCATGCAGTACCTGGATGCGTTCCCCGACTCGCTTCATGTCTTGCAGGACCTCTTCTGGGCGCTGCTCAACTCCAACGAGTTCATCCTGATCCATTGA